The Halobellus sp. MBLA0158 genome has a window encoding:
- the pan1 gene encoding proteasome-activating nucleotidase Pan1, with protein sequence MTDTVDDVELPYDEEAASQQEKIQALRERLDVLESQNEEMRDKLLDANAENNKYQQKLERLTHENKKLKQSPLFVATVQEITEDGVVIKQHGNNQEALTEVTDEMREDLEPDARVAVNNSLSVVKRLDNETDVRARVMQVDHSPEVTYGDIGGLEEQMQEVRETVEMPLESPEMFEQVGIQPPSGVLLYGPPGTGKTMLAKAVANQTDATFIKMAGSELVHKFIGEGAKLVRDLFEVARENEPAVLFIDEIDAIASKRTDSKTSGDAEVQRTMMQLLSEMDGFDERGDIRIIAATNRFDMLDEAILRPGRFDRLIEVPKPEQEGREIIFQIHTRDMNVADDVDFEQLAELADDASGADIKAICTEAGMFAIRDDRTEIRMGDFVEAWEKIQADASADGEASRAFA encoded by the coding sequence ATGACTGATACTGTGGACGACGTCGAACTCCCCTACGACGAGGAGGCGGCGTCGCAGCAGGAGAAGATCCAGGCGCTCAGAGAGCGGCTGGACGTCCTCGAGTCCCAGAACGAGGAGATGCGGGACAAACTGCTGGACGCGAACGCGGAGAACAACAAGTACCAGCAGAAGCTCGAACGGCTCACCCACGAGAACAAGAAGCTCAAGCAGTCGCCGCTGTTCGTCGCGACGGTCCAGGAGATCACCGAGGACGGCGTCGTGATCAAGCAGCACGGCAACAATCAGGAGGCCCTCACCGAGGTCACAGACGAGATGCGCGAGGACCTCGAACCCGACGCGCGCGTCGCGGTCAACAACTCCCTCTCGGTGGTCAAGCGCCTCGACAACGAGACCGACGTCCGCGCCCGCGTGATGCAGGTCGACCACAGCCCCGAGGTCACCTACGGCGACATCGGCGGCCTCGAAGAGCAGATGCAGGAGGTACGCGAGACCGTCGAGATGCCGCTCGAATCGCCGGAGATGTTCGAGCAGGTCGGCATCCAGCCGCCCTCCGGCGTGCTCCTCTATGGCCCGCCGGGCACGGGCAAGACGATGCTCGCGAAGGCCGTCGCGAACCAGACGGACGCGACGTTCATCAAGATGGCCGGCTCCGAGCTCGTCCACAAATTCATCGGCGAGGGCGCGAAGCTCGTCCGGGACCTCTTCGAGGTCGCCCGCGAGAACGAGCCCGCCGTCCTCTTCATCGACGAGATCGACGCGATCGCCTCCAAGCGGACGGACTCGAAGACGTCTGGGGACGCCGAGGTCCAGCGCACGATGATGCAACTGCTCTCGGAGATGGACGGCTTCGACGAGCGGGGCGACATCCGCATCATCGCCGCGACGAACCGCTTCGATATGCTGGACGAGGCGATCCTCCGGCCGGGGCGCTTCGACCGCCTCATCGAGGTCCCCAAGCCCGAGCAGGAGGGCCGGGAGATCATCTTCCAGATCCACACCCGCGACATGAACGTCGCCGACGACGTCGACTTCGAGCAGCTGGCCGAGCTGGCCGACGACGCCTCCGGGGCCGACATCAAGGCGATCTGCACCGAGGCGGGGATGTTCGCCATCCGCGACGACAGGACCGAGATCCGGATGGGCGACTTCGTCGAGGCCTGGGAGAAGATCCAGGCCGACGCGAGCGCCGACGGCGAGGCGAGCCGCGCGTTCGCCTGA
- a CDS encoding MarR family transcriptional regulator has translation MSTTEVLAPEEESTDRWEPVREMPPSAKLVAKVLDYNDTLTQTQLAEETLLPPRTVRYALTRLEDADVVDSRFSFTDARKRLYTLEI, from the coding sequence ATGAGCACGACAGAGGTACTCGCCCCCGAAGAGGAGTCGACCGACCGCTGGGAACCGGTCCGCGAGATGCCGCCGAGCGCGAAACTGGTCGCGAAGGTACTGGACTACAACGACACGCTGACGCAGACGCAGCTCGCCGAGGAGACGCTCCTGCCGCCGCGGACCGTCCGCTACGCCCTCACCCGGCTGGAGGACGCCGACGTCGTCGACTCGCGCTTTTCGTTCACCGACGCGCGAAAGCGGCTCTACACGCTGGAGATCTGA
- a CDS encoding FAD-dependent oxidoreductase gives MTLDDVARYDADRVTERDGHAVVVGASMAGLLAGRVLADAFESVTVLDRDPLPDERVARRGVPQANHVHALLEPGRVMLEDLFPGYGDDLLAEGGVIMDASKKLDLYQQGDFLAESPHELPFYCASRPLFELLVRRRMRERDDVTLRGECHVTGYRSDGEASTVTGVTLVDAADEKDALAADLVVDATGRTSRTPTWLERNGYPTPETEDVGVDLAYSTVAVERPADDDRGYLVVPSPPTTRGGTAVPVEDERWIVTVFGRHGDHPPTDPEGFREFAASLPTAEIRELLDEHEWDGEEIHQYPFPASKRRYYEDLDRFPDGLLVTGDAVASFNPIYGQGMSVAALDALQLHHALANGRSDLQSRFFDRVADTVNVVWRMTVGADFEYAETEGEKPPGTDLLNRYLSWVVDAAHTDGHVSEAFTRVLRLETTPISLMRPSVVGRVAGAKVREYV, from the coding sequence ATGACGCTCGACGACGTCGCGCGCTACGACGCCGACCGCGTGACCGAGCGGGACGGACACGCCGTCGTCGTGGGCGCGAGTATGGCCGGCCTCCTGGCGGGGCGCGTCCTGGCGGACGCCTTCGAGTCGGTGACGGTCTTAGATCGGGACCCGCTGCCCGACGAGCGGGTCGCGCGGCGGGGCGTCCCGCAGGCGAACCACGTCCACGCGCTCTTGGAGCCCGGCCGGGTGATGCTCGAAGACCTCTTCCCCGGCTACGGCGACGACCTGCTCGCGGAGGGCGGCGTCATAATGGACGCCTCGAAGAAGCTCGATCTCTACCAGCAGGGCGACTTCCTCGCGGAGTCGCCGCACGAACTGCCGTTCTACTGCGCGAGCCGGCCGCTCTTCGAACTGCTCGTGCGGCGGCGGATGCGTGAGCGCGACGACGTCACGCTCCGGGGCGAGTGCCACGTCACGGGCTACCGCTCCGACGGCGAGGCGTCGACCGTCACCGGCGTCACGCTCGTCGACGCGGCCGACGAAAAGGACGCCCTGGCCGCCGACCTCGTGGTCGACGCGACCGGCCGGACCTCGCGGACGCCGACGTGGCTCGAACGGAACGGCTACCCGACGCCGGAGACCGAAGACGTCGGCGTCGACCTCGCGTACAGCACGGTCGCCGTCGAGCGGCCGGCGGACGACGACCGCGGGTATCTGGTCGTCCCCTCGCCGCCGACGACCCGCGGCGGGACAGCCGTGCCCGTAGAGGACGAGCGGTGGATCGTGACGGTGTTCGGCCGGCACGGCGACCACCCGCCGACCGACCCCGAGGGCTTCCGGGAGTTCGCGGCGTCGCTGCCGACGGCGGAGATCCGCGAGCTCCTGGACGAACACGAGTGGGACGGCGAGGAGATCCACCAGTACCCGTTCCCCGCCAGCAAGCGCCGGTACTACGAGGACCTCGATCGGTTCCCCGACGGGCTCTTGGTCACCGGCGACGCGGTCGCGAGCTTCAATCCGATCTACGGCCAGGGGATGTCGGTGGCCGCGCTCGACGCGCTCCAGCTACACCACGCGCTCGCGAACGGGCGGTCGGACCTCCAGTCGCGCTTCTTCGACCGCGTCGCCGATACCGTCAACGTCGTCTGGCGGATGACCGTCGGCGCCGACTTCGAGTACGCCGAGACCGAGGGCGAGAAGCCGCCCGGCACGGACCTCCTCAACCGCTACCTCTCGTGGGTCGTCGACGCCGCGCACACGGACGGTCACGTCTCGGAGGCGTTCACGCGCGTCCTGCGGCTGGAGACGACGCCGATCTCGCTGATGCGCCCGAGCGTCGTTGGCCGGGTCGCCGGCGCGAAGGTGAGGGAGTATGTCTGA
- the mre11 gene encoding DNA double-strand break repair protein Mre11 produces MTRVIHTGDTHLGYQQYHSPERRRDFLDAFEQVIDDAVAGDVDAVVHAGDLFHDRRPELRDLLGTIRVLRRLRDAGVPFLAVVGNHEATRGGQWLDLFESLDLAERLGAEPRTVGDTAFYGLDHVPESRREDLDYDFESHEAARAALVSHGLFTPFAHANWETQTVLDRSNVDFDAVLLGDNHAPGTEIVDGTWVTYCGSTERTSAAEEEARGYNLVTFGADDTDGAEAADSETADGASAAVDIRRRTLDTRPFVFVSVELREGERSDRVHEQLRQRDVEDAVVVVEVTGEGDPVTPASIEESLADRGALVARVTDRREGEIEASIDVSFADPDAAVDERVRDLGLSPAALDVEETIRADAVADSNVREAVESRVADLLDEGSEAFAPAERDGDEAAADEAESPDDGDTDEPTPADTQVTMEDF; encoded by the coding sequence ATGACACGGGTGATCCACACCGGCGACACCCACCTGGGGTACCAGCAGTACCACTCCCCCGAGCGCCGGCGGGACTTCCTCGACGCGTTCGAGCAGGTGATCGACGACGCCGTCGCGGGCGACGTCGACGCCGTGGTCCACGCCGGCGACCTGTTCCACGACCGCCGGCCGGAGCTGCGGGACCTGCTGGGGACGATCCGCGTGCTGCGTCGCCTCCGCGACGCGGGCGTCCCGTTCCTCGCGGTCGTCGGCAACCACGAGGCGACGCGCGGCGGCCAGTGGCTCGACCTCTTCGAGAGCCTCGACCTCGCCGAGCGCCTCGGCGCCGAGCCGCGGACCGTCGGCGACACGGCCTTCTACGGCCTCGATCACGTCCCCGAGTCCCGGCGCGAGGACCTCGACTACGACTTCGAGTCCCACGAGGCCGCCCGCGCCGCCCTCGTGAGCCACGGCCTGTTCACCCCCTTCGCGCACGCCAACTGGGAGACCCAGACCGTCCTCGACCGCTCGAACGTCGACTTCGACGCGGTCCTCCTGGGCGACAACCACGCGCCGGGCACCGAGATCGTCGACGGCACGTGGGTCACCTACTGCGGATCGACCGAGCGCACGAGCGCCGCCGAGGAGGAAGCGCGCGGGTACAACCTCGTGACGTTCGGCGCGGACGACACCGACGGCGCCGAGGCGGCCGATTCCGAGACCGCAGACGGCGCGAGCGCCGCGGTCGACATCCGCCGTCGGACGCTCGATACGCGCCCCTTCGTCTTCGTCAGCGTCGAACTGCGCGAGGGGGAGAGGAGCGACCGCGTCCACGAGCAGCTCCGCCAGCGCGACGTCGAGGACGCGGTCGTCGTCGTCGAGGTGACCGGCGAGGGCGACCCGGTGACGCCCGCCTCGATCGAGGAGTCGCTGGCCGACCGGGGCGCGCTCGTCGCCCGCGTCACCGACCGCCGCGAGGGGGAAATCGAGGCCTCGATCGACGTCTCCTTCGCCGACCCCGACGCCGCCGTCGACGAGCGCGTCCGCGACCTGGGTCTCTCGCCGGCCGCCCTCGACGTCGAGGAGACCATCCGCGCGGACGCGGTCGCGGACTCGAACGTCCGCGAGGCCGTGGAGTCGCGGGTGGCGGACCTCCTCGACGAGGGGAGCGAGGCGTTCGCGCCCGCCGAGCGCGACGGCGACGAAGCGGCCGCGGATGAGGCCGAGAGTCCCGACGACGGGGACACCGACGAACCGACGCCGGCCGACACCCAGGTCACGATGGAGGACTTCTAG
- a CDS encoding alpha/beta fold hydrolase: protein MSETDGAITRGRGTDSREVAPEALPPSATFERVETNGIELHALVAGDDDAPPVFLFHGFPEFWYGWRAQIEPLVDAGYRVIAPDQRGYNRSDKPGAIAAYAIDELAADAVGLLDAFGYDRARIVGHDWGAAVVWQTLLRYPERVDRAVTMNVPHPAVFQEFLPGRPSQLLKSWYIFFFQLPRVPEWAWRVDDWRGLRWFVDTSTSPETFGERALDRYKRAWSRPGAFTGMVNWYRALVREDAPEPPTWTVEPETMLIWGLEDPYLHPEMAEASAERCANGRFEPISDATHWVQHEADERVNDLLCEFLE, encoded by the coding sequence ATGTCTGAGACCGACGGCGCGATCACGCGGGGCCGCGGCACCGACTCGCGGGAGGTGGCGCCGGAGGCCCTCCCGCCGTCGGCGACGTTCGAGCGCGTCGAGACCAACGGGATCGAACTGCACGCGCTCGTCGCCGGCGACGACGACGCGCCGCCGGTCTTCCTGTTCCACGGCTTCCCGGAGTTCTGGTACGGCTGGCGCGCGCAGATCGAGCCCCTCGTCGACGCCGGCTACCGCGTGATCGCGCCGGACCAGCGCGGCTACAACCGCAGCGACAAGCCGGGGGCGATCGCCGCGTACGCGATCGACGAACTGGCCGCGGACGCGGTCGGACTGCTCGACGCCTTCGGGTACGACCGCGCCCGGATCGTCGGCCACGACTGGGGCGCCGCGGTCGTCTGGCAGACCCTGCTTCGGTACCCCGAGCGGGTCGACCGGGCCGTCACGATGAACGTCCCGCACCCCGCGGTCTTCCAGGAGTTCCTCCCCGGCCGGCCGAGCCAGCTGCTGAAGAGCTGGTACATCTTCTTCTTCCAGCTGCCGCGCGTGCCCGAGTGGGCCTGGCGCGTCGACGACTGGCGGGGGCTGCGGTGGTTCGTCGACACCTCGACCAGCCCCGAGACCTTCGGCGAGCGGGCACTCGATCGGTACAAACGCGCGTGGTCCCGGCCGGGCGCCTTCACCGGAATGGTGAACTGGTACCGGGCGCTCGTCCGCGAGGACGCCCCCGAGCCGCCGACCTGGACTGTCGAGCCGGAGACGATGCTGATCTGGGGACTGGAGGACCCGTACCTCCATCCCGAGATGGCCGAAGCCAGCGCCGAGAGGTGTGCGAACGGGCGGTTCGAGCCGATTTCGGACGCGACCCACTGGGTGCAACACGAGGCCGACGAGCGGGTGAACGATCTGCTCTGTGAGTTCCTGGAGTGA